One part of the Solea senegalensis isolate Sse05_10M unplaced genomic scaffold, IFAPA_SoseM_1 scf7180000017739, whole genome shotgun sequence genome encodes these proteins:
- the LOC122764877 gene encoding regulating synaptic membrane exocytosis protein 2-like isoform X9 → MSGPAGPAQPAAGPGPGPELPDLSHLTEEERRIILSVMERQKKEEEKEQSMLKKLHQQFEMYKDQVKKLGEEPQSAQTARAESPICGICRKTKFADGCGRACCYCRSRFCARCGGRVPLRANKVMWVCNVCRMKQEMLTRSGEFDSPMSVDHTQHGVPHPPTQGLPVATSNGATERRRSPVGSHYDGGGGRMPCSPSDLGLDHCTHSPRGFHGNGVEELRGPRRAIRDARGRWHSQDHPLDQVLDKHELQRRQEEEFQARYRSDPNLARYPVKPQPSEEAMRMLAQVSRVRHQRRHSDVSLATAEPEHLTPRHTVLRHNRPQGLMGSGGQRSFSVDHAGNRLSPTSPRRSPLPQQHLDPSSAHKRKSATEGSVQRGRGMGKMHVIGSFSSSEEDLVTTPDYTSCDEPDRDMDSHWWDHGSWHSEPGSMSMHPVTWQPSKDGERLIGRILLNKRMKDGTVPADTGALLGLKVVGGKMTDSGRLCAFITKVKRGSLADTVGHLRPGDQVLEWNGRVLQGATFNEVYNIILESKAEPQVELVVSRPIGDVSRAADSHVQLDSSSSSFDSQKVGPSISVTSPVSPSVLSGQVSIQGRRPLVPRIQVKLWYDKVGHQLIVTVLGAKELPPQDDGRPRNPYVKIYFLPDRSDKSKRRTKTVKKSVEPRWNQTFMYSPVHRREFRERMLELTVWDQARVREEESQFLGEVLIELESALLDDQPHWYKLQRHDVSSLPLPIASPYLQRRGLQHEPSQTSRRLQRSQRISDSEFSDYDCEDGIGVISDYRQNGRDYHSSTLSVPEQVMSSNHSPRSSLSRMRSPSQPPPQSGNPLYPLYREDAVRLLRGSKLGRAQSDAGQYSSLERYSRGMDRRDYYSRSRSADQRAMVERPVYTRSHSTDRADSAHLRSGRSAPPSPARTRANPPGGSAQTSPSGTPVFNRQARQLPVVPRKPTLDRSVMKDPLKMRDSLSFKSSDSDVSDVSAMSNASDTHSVRRISRAEALDGQSMELGAGSERAPEVAAGGGALLQKSESAEEGEVEEEEPSKPAAASGAPLMKSSSVGGEICSLGRNDDDDDDKKRRSSFGAKMMGMVGLGKKSQSASQLNPEEEEKKKKVIRLPVQRSVETGLAVEFKSRFTRQPSRDPDAEDPKPGALIFPGVKLASDQQFTGFLEGLGPAQLAGRQTLATPPMGDIQIGMVYRKERLDVEVIRARGLVGKQGNKNTPAPYVKVYLMDNGKCVLKRRTRLARKTLDPLYQQQLQFEESPEGKVLQIIVWGDYGRMDHKSFMGAAQILLDDLDLSNMVIGWFKLFPATSLVDPALAPLTNKEAEGNKS, encoded by the exons ATGTCTGGGCCGGCCGGACCTGCACAGCCCGCCGCCGGGCCGGGACCAGGGCCAGAGTTGCCGGACCTGAGCCACCTGACAGAGGAAGAGCGGAGGATCATCCTGTCTGtgatggagagacagaagaaggaggaggagaaggagcagagcATGCTTAA gaagttgcATCAGCAGTTTGAGATGTATAAGGATCAGGTGAAGAAGCTGGGGGAGGAGCCTCAGTCGGCTCAGACGGCGAGGGCGGAGTCTCCGATCTGCGGCATTTGTCGCAAGACCAAATTCGCTGACGGTTGCGGTCGAGCGTGTTGTTACTGTCGGAGCCGCTTCTGCGCTCGCTGCGGGGGGCGTGTCCCTCTGAGAGCCAATAAG gtcATGTGGGTGTGTAACGTGTGCAGAATGAAGCAGGAGATGCTTACTCGCTCGGGCGAGTTTGACTCACCCATGTCTGTCGACCACACCCAGCACGGGGTCCCACATCCACCGACGCAGGGGCTGCCGGTCGCCACAAGCAATGGAGCCACAGAGCG gagGCGGAGCCCTGTAGGGTCACATTACGATGGCGGGGGCGGCCGCATGCCTTGCTCGCCCTCTGACCTTGGTCTGGACCACTGCACTCACTCGCCACGGGGTTTCCATGGCAACGGGGTGGAGGAACTTCGAGGACCGAGGCGAGCGATCAGAGACGCTCGAGGCCGCTGGCACTCACAG GACCATCCTCTGGACCAGGTTCTGGACAAGCATGAGCTGCAGCGGcgacaggaggaggagtttcAGGCCCGTTACCGTAGTGACCCAAACCTGGCTCGTTACCCGGTGAAGCCGCAGCCAAGCGAGGAGGCCATGAGGATGTTAGCTCAGGTCAGCAGAGTCCGACACCAGCGCCGCCACAGCGACGTCTCCCTGGCAACCGCCGAGCCCGAACACCTGACCCCAAGACACACAG TTCTCCGACATAATCGACCACAGGGATTGATGGGatctggaggtcagaggtcattcTCTGTCGACCACGCAGGTAATCGCTTAAGCCCCACCTCTCCCCGCCGCAGTCCGTTACCGCAGCAGCACCTGGACCCGAGCTCCGCCCACAAAAGGAAGTCAGCCACTGAGGGCTCGGtgcagagggggcggggcatggGGAAGATGCACGTGATTGGCAGCTTCAGCAGCTCTGAGGAGGATCTGGTGACCACGCCCGACTACACAAGCTGTGATGAGCCTGACC GAGACATGGACAGCCATTGGTGGGATCATGGTTCCTGGCATAGTGAGCCTGGGTCCATGTCCATG CATCCAGTCACATGGCAACCGTCCAAGGACGGCGAGCGTCTCATCGGTCGAATTTTGCTGAACAAGAGGATGAAGGATGGAACGGTTCCCGCGGATACGGGAGCGCTGCTCGGACTCaag GTTGTCGGGGGGAAGATGACGGATTCAGGTCGTCTCTGTGCGTTCATCACCAAGGTGAAGAGAGGAAGTCTGGCAGACACAGTGGGACACCTGAGACCAG GTGATCAGGTTCTGGAATGGAACGGTCGGGTTCTTCAGGGAGCCACGTTTAACGAAGTCTATAACATCATCCTGGAGTCAAAAGCAGAACCACAGGTGGAGCTAGTGGTCTCACGACCCATTGg AGATGTTTCCAGAGCAGCAGACAGTCACGTCCAACTGGACTCCA GTTCCAGCTCCTTCGACTCTCAGAAAGTCGGTCCATCCATCTCGGTCACATCTCCCGTGAGCCCCAGCGTCCTGTCCGGACAAGTCTCG ATTCAGGGCAGGCGTCCTCTGGTTCCTCGGATTCAG GTGAAGCTCTGGTACGATAAAGTTGGTCATCAGCTGATCGTTACAGTTCTTGGAGCCAAAGAACTTCCTCCTCAAGATGATGGTCGACCCAGGAACCCTTACGTCAAGATTTACTTCCTGCCGGACAGAAG TGATAAGAGTAAGCGGCGGACAAAGACGGTAAAAAAGTCGGTGGAACCTCGCTGGAATCAAACCTTCATGTACTCCCCGGTCCACCGGCGGGAGTTCAGAGAGCGAATGTTGGAGCTTACAGTCTGGGATCAGGCCCGGGTCCGAGAGGAGGAGAGCCAGTTCCTGGGCGAG GTTCTGATAGAACTGGAGTCGGCTCTGCTGGATGATCAGCCTCATTGGTACAAACTGCAGCGTCATGATGTTTCCTCTCTGCCACTACCAATCGCCTCCCCCtacctgcagaggagaggacTGCAGCATGAACCCAGTCAGACCAGCAGGAGGCTTCAGA ggTCTCAGAGGATCAGTGACAGTGAGTTTTCTGATTACGACTGTGAAGACGGCATCGGGGTGATTTCAG ACTACAGACAGAATGGGCGGGACTACCACAGCTCCACACTCTCAGTGCCAGAGCAGGTGATGTCGTCCAATCATAGCCCTCGATCCAGTTTGTCCCGGATGAGGTCGCCGAGTCAACCGCCTCCTCAAAG CGGGAACCCCCTGTACCCGTTGTACCGGGAAGATGCCGTGCGGCTCTTAAGAGGCTCCAAACTGGGCCGAGCGCAATCTGACGCCGGCCAGTACAGCAGCCTGGAgag GTACAGCCGAGGCATGGACCGGCGGGATTACTACAGCCGCTCTCGGTCGGCAGACCAGCGTGCGATGGTGGAGCGTCCGGTCTACACACGCTCACACTCCACGGACCGAGCCGACTCCGCTCACCTGAGGTCTGGACGCTCCGCCCCTCCCTCACCCGCCCGTACGAG AGCGAATCCTCCCGGTGGATCAGCGCAGACGAGTCCATCGGGGACACCGGTCTTTAACCGCCAAGCACGCCAACTGCCTGTCGTCCCACGCAAGCCAACATTAGACAGAA GTGTGATGAAGGATCCATTAAAG ATGAGGGACAGTCTGTCCTTCAAGTCGTCAGACAGTGACGTCAGCGATGTGTCCGCCATGTCCAACGCCTCCGACACTCACTCTGTCCGCAGGATCAG TCGGGCGGAGGCTCTAGACGGTCAATCAATGGAGTTGGGGGCTGGGTCAGAGAGAGCACCAGAAGTCGCAGCAGGGGGTGGAGCCTTGCTGCAGAAGAGCGAAtcagcagaggagggagaggtggaggaggaggagccttcaAA GCCGGCAGCGGCGTCCGGAGCTCCTCTCATGAAGTCGTCGAGTGTCGGCGGTGAGATTTGTTCGTTGGGGAGAaacgacgacgatgacgacgacAAGAAAAGACGCTCAAGTTTTGGAGCGAAGATGATGGGGATGGTCGGGCTGGGGAAGAAGAGTCAGAGCGCGTCGCAGCTCAACCCCGAGG aggaagagaagaagaagaaagtgatcCGACTTCCTGTCCAGAGAAGCGTAGAAACCGGTTTGGCCGTGGAGTTTAAGTCTCGCTTTACTCGACAACCGAGTCGTGACCCGGACGCTGAGGACCCCAAACCTGGAGC GCTCATTTTTCCAGGAGTGAAATTAGCATCAGATCAACAATTTACTGGCTTCCTGGAAGGACTAGGCCCCGCCCAGCTAGCTGGACGGCAGACTTTGGCCACACCCCCCATGG GTGACATCCAGATCGGGATGGTTTACAGGAAGGAGCGTCTGGACGTGGAGGTGATTCGAGCTCGAGGGCTCGTGGGTAAACAAGGCAACAAAAATACTCCAG cGCCATACGTGAAGGTGTATCTCATGGACAATGGGAAGTGTGTGTTGAAGAGAAGAACTCGTCTGGCGAGAAAAACTCTGGATCCACTTTATCAACAACAACTGCAGTTTGAAGAAAGTCCAGAGGGTAAAGTactgcag ATCATCGTGTGGGGCGATTACGGGAGGATGGATCATAAATCCTTCATGGGTGCCGCTCAGATCCTGTTGGACGACCTGGACCTGTCCAACATGGTGATTGGCTGGTTTAAACTGTTTCCTGCCACCTCATTGGTCGACCCCGCCCTGGCCCCTTTGACAAATAAGGAAGCCGAGGGCAACAAGTCGTAG
- the LOC122764877 gene encoding regulating synaptic membrane exocytosis protein 2-like isoform X5 — MSGPAGPAQPAAGPGPGPELPDLSHLTEEERRIILSVMERQKKEEEKEQSMLKKLHQQFEMYKDQVKKLGEEPQSAQTARAESPICGICRKTKFADGCGRACCYCRSRFCARCGGRVPLRANKVMWVCNVCRMKQEMLTRSGEFDSPMSVDHTQHGVPHPPTQGLPVATSNGATERRRSPVGSHYDGGGGRMPCSPSDLGLDHCTHSPRGFHGNGVEELRGPRRAIRDARGRWHSQDHPLDQVLDKHELQRRQEEEFQARYRSDPNLARYPVKPQPSEEAMRMLAQVSRVRHQRRHSDVSLATAEPEHLTPRHTVLRHNRPQGLMGSGGQRSFSVDHAGNRLSPTSPRRSPLPQQHLDPSSAHKRKSATEGSVQRGRGMGKMHVIGSFSSSEEDLVTTPDYTSCDEPDRDMDSHWWDHGSWHSEPGSMSMHPVTWQPSKDGERLIGRILLNKRMKDGTVPADTGALLGLKVVGGKMTDSGRLCAFITKVKRGSLADTVGHLRPGDQVLEWNGRVLQGATFNEVYNIILESKAEPQVELVVSRPIGDVSRAADSHVQLDSSSSSFDSQKVGPSISVTSPVSPSVLSGQVSIQGRRPLVPRIQVKLWYDKVGHQLIVTVLGAKELPPQDDGRPRNPYVKIYFLPDRSDKSKRRTKTVKKSVEPRWNQTFMYSPVHRREFRERMLELTVWDQARVREEESQFLGEVLIELESALLDDQPHWYKLQRHDVSSLPLPIASPYLQRRGLQHEPSQTSRRLQNKGSYYNSGSQRISDSEFSDYDCEDGIGVISDYRQNGRDYHSSTLSVPEQVMSSNHSPRSSLSRMRSPSQPPPQSGNPLYPLYREDAVRLLRGSKLGRAQSDAGQYSSLERRSLRRMSVANSLDDSSRYFNGPNHTLWTNHMMNGSCEDYSQDFIPDFPYEPNTYDEEVLRYSRGMDRRDYYSRSRSADQRAMVERPVYTRSHSTDRADSAHLRSGRSAPPSPARTRANPPGGSAQTSPSGTPVFNRQARQLPVVPRKPTLDRSVMKDPLKMRDSLSFKSSDSDVSDVSAMSNASDTHSVRRIRPAAASGAPLMKSSSVGGEICSLGRNDDDDDDKKRRSSFGAKMMGMVGLGKKSQSASQLNPEEEEKKKKVIRLPVQRSVETGLAVEFKSRFTRQPSRDPDAEDPKPGALIFPGVKLASDQQFTGFLEGLGPAQLAGRQTLATPPMGDIQIGMVYRKERLDVEVIRARGLVGKQGNKNTPAPYVKVYLMDNGKCVLKRRTRLARKTLDPLYQQQLQFEESPEGKVLQIIVWGDYGRMDHKSFMGAAQILLDDLDLSNMVIGWFKLFPATSLVDPALAPLTNKEAEGNKS; from the exons ATGTCTGGGCCGGCCGGACCTGCACAGCCCGCCGCCGGGCCGGGACCAGGGCCAGAGTTGCCGGACCTGAGCCACCTGACAGAGGAAGAGCGGAGGATCATCCTGTCTGtgatggagagacagaagaaggaggaggagaaggagcagagcATGCTTAA gaagttgcATCAGCAGTTTGAGATGTATAAGGATCAGGTGAAGAAGCTGGGGGAGGAGCCTCAGTCGGCTCAGACGGCGAGGGCGGAGTCTCCGATCTGCGGCATTTGTCGCAAGACCAAATTCGCTGACGGTTGCGGTCGAGCGTGTTGTTACTGTCGGAGCCGCTTCTGCGCTCGCTGCGGGGGGCGTGTCCCTCTGAGAGCCAATAAG gtcATGTGGGTGTGTAACGTGTGCAGAATGAAGCAGGAGATGCTTACTCGCTCGGGCGAGTTTGACTCACCCATGTCTGTCGACCACACCCAGCACGGGGTCCCACATCCACCGACGCAGGGGCTGCCGGTCGCCACAAGCAATGGAGCCACAGAGCG gagGCGGAGCCCTGTAGGGTCACATTACGATGGCGGGGGCGGCCGCATGCCTTGCTCGCCCTCTGACCTTGGTCTGGACCACTGCACTCACTCGCCACGGGGTTTCCATGGCAACGGGGTGGAGGAACTTCGAGGACCGAGGCGAGCGATCAGAGACGCTCGAGGCCGCTGGCACTCACAG GACCATCCTCTGGACCAGGTTCTGGACAAGCATGAGCTGCAGCGGcgacaggaggaggagtttcAGGCCCGTTACCGTAGTGACCCAAACCTGGCTCGTTACCCGGTGAAGCCGCAGCCAAGCGAGGAGGCCATGAGGATGTTAGCTCAGGTCAGCAGAGTCCGACACCAGCGCCGCCACAGCGACGTCTCCCTGGCAACCGCCGAGCCCGAACACCTGACCCCAAGACACACAG TTCTCCGACATAATCGACCACAGGGATTGATGGGatctggaggtcagaggtcattcTCTGTCGACCACGCAGGTAATCGCTTAAGCCCCACCTCTCCCCGCCGCAGTCCGTTACCGCAGCAGCACCTGGACCCGAGCTCCGCCCACAAAAGGAAGTCAGCCACTGAGGGCTCGGtgcagagggggcggggcatggGGAAGATGCACGTGATTGGCAGCTTCAGCAGCTCTGAGGAGGATCTGGTGACCACGCCCGACTACACAAGCTGTGATGAGCCTGACC GAGACATGGACAGCCATTGGTGGGATCATGGTTCCTGGCATAGTGAGCCTGGGTCCATGTCCATG CATCCAGTCACATGGCAACCGTCCAAGGACGGCGAGCGTCTCATCGGTCGAATTTTGCTGAACAAGAGGATGAAGGATGGAACGGTTCCCGCGGATACGGGAGCGCTGCTCGGACTCaag GTTGTCGGGGGGAAGATGACGGATTCAGGTCGTCTCTGTGCGTTCATCACCAAGGTGAAGAGAGGAAGTCTGGCAGACACAGTGGGACACCTGAGACCAG GTGATCAGGTTCTGGAATGGAACGGTCGGGTTCTTCAGGGAGCCACGTTTAACGAAGTCTATAACATCATCCTGGAGTCAAAAGCAGAACCACAGGTGGAGCTAGTGGTCTCACGACCCATTGg AGATGTTTCCAGAGCAGCAGACAGTCACGTCCAACTGGACTCCA GTTCCAGCTCCTTCGACTCTCAGAAAGTCGGTCCATCCATCTCGGTCACATCTCCCGTGAGCCCCAGCGTCCTGTCCGGACAAGTCTCG ATTCAGGGCAGGCGTCCTCTGGTTCCTCGGATTCAG GTGAAGCTCTGGTACGATAAAGTTGGTCATCAGCTGATCGTTACAGTTCTTGGAGCCAAAGAACTTCCTCCTCAAGATGATGGTCGACCCAGGAACCCTTACGTCAAGATTTACTTCCTGCCGGACAGAAG TGATAAGAGTAAGCGGCGGACAAAGACGGTAAAAAAGTCGGTGGAACCTCGCTGGAATCAAACCTTCATGTACTCCCCGGTCCACCGGCGGGAGTTCAGAGAGCGAATGTTGGAGCTTACAGTCTGGGATCAGGCCCGGGTCCGAGAGGAGGAGAGCCAGTTCCTGGGCGAG GTTCTGATAGAACTGGAGTCGGCTCTGCTGGATGATCAGCCTCATTGGTACAAACTGCAGCGTCATGATGTTTCCTCTCTGCCACTACCAATCGCCTCCCCCtacctgcagaggagaggacTGCAGCATGAACCCAGTCAGACCAGCAGGAGGCTTCAGA ACAAAGGCTCTTACTATAACTCAG ggTCTCAGAGGATCAGTGACAGTGAGTTTTCTGATTACGACTGTGAAGACGGCATCGGGGTGATTTCAG ACTACAGACAGAATGGGCGGGACTACCACAGCTCCACACTCTCAGTGCCAGAGCAGGTGATGTCGTCCAATCATAGCCCTCGATCCAGTTTGTCCCGGATGAGGTCGCCGAGTCAACCGCCTCCTCAAAG CGGGAACCCCCTGTACCCGTTGTACCGGGAAGATGCCGTGCGGCTCTTAAGAGGCTCCAAACTGGGCCGAGCGCAATCTGACGCCGGCCAGTACAGCAGCCTGGAgag GAGGTCACTGAGGAGAATGTCCGTTGCCAACTCCCTCGACGACAGCAGCAG ATATTTTAACGGTCCAAACCACACACTGTGGACTAACCACATGATGAATGGGAGCTGTGAGGACTACAG TCAGGACTTCATCCCAGACTTTCCCTACGAACCCAACACCTATGATGAGGAAGTGCTCAG GTACAGCCGAGGCATGGACCGGCGGGATTACTACAGCCGCTCTCGGTCGGCAGACCAGCGTGCGATGGTGGAGCGTCCGGTCTACACACGCTCACACTCCACGGACCGAGCCGACTCCGCTCACCTGAGGTCTGGACGCTCCGCCCCTCCCTCACCCGCCCGTACGAG AGCGAATCCTCCCGGTGGATCAGCGCAGACGAGTCCATCGGGGACACCGGTCTTTAACCGCCAAGCACGCCAACTGCCTGTCGTCCCACGCAAGCCAACATTAGACAGAA GTGTGATGAAGGATCCATTAAAG ATGAGGGACAGTCTGTCCTTCAAGTCGTCAGACAGTGACGTCAGCGATGTGTCCGCCATGTCCAACGCCTCCGACACTCACTCTGTCCGCAGGATCAG GCCGGCAGCGGCGTCCGGAGCTCCTCTCATGAAGTCGTCGAGTGTCGGCGGTGAGATTTGTTCGTTGGGGAGAaacgacgacgatgacgacgacAAGAAAAGACGCTCAAGTTTTGGAGCGAAGATGATGGGGATGGTCGGGCTGGGGAAGAAGAGTCAGAGCGCGTCGCAGCTCAACCCCGAGG aggaagagaagaagaagaaagtgatcCGACTTCCTGTCCAGAGAAGCGTAGAAACCGGTTTGGCCGTGGAGTTTAAGTCTCGCTTTACTCGACAACCGAGTCGTGACCCGGACGCTGAGGACCCCAAACCTGGAGC GCTCATTTTTCCAGGAGTGAAATTAGCATCAGATCAACAATTTACTGGCTTCCTGGAAGGACTAGGCCCCGCCCAGCTAGCTGGACGGCAGACTTTGGCCACACCCCCCATGG GTGACATCCAGATCGGGATGGTTTACAGGAAGGAGCGTCTGGACGTGGAGGTGATTCGAGCTCGAGGGCTCGTGGGTAAACAAGGCAACAAAAATACTCCAG cGCCATACGTGAAGGTGTATCTCATGGACAATGGGAAGTGTGTGTTGAAGAGAAGAACTCGTCTGGCGAGAAAAACTCTGGATCCACTTTATCAACAACAACTGCAGTTTGAAGAAAGTCCAGAGGGTAAAGTactgcag ATCATCGTGTGGGGCGATTACGGGAGGATGGATCATAAATCCTTCATGGGTGCCGCTCAGATCCTGTTGGACGACCTGGACCTGTCCAACATGGTGATTGGCTGGTTTAAACTGTTTCCTGCCACCTCATTGGTCGACCCCGCCCTGGCCCCTTTGACAAATAAGGAAGCCGAGGGCAACAAGTCGTAG